In the genome of Luteitalea pratensis, the window CGCGTCGTGTGATCGACGACACCAGGCGTGTGCGCCAATCCGGCATCAGGTGCCGAGTGATGATCCGCTGGTCGTTGGCCCACGATTTCTTGCGAGGCTTGGCGTAGTGCTCGATGTAGAACTCGGCCAGCGCCTCGAACGTGTTCGCTCGGTCGGTCTGGATCTCAGCGACGGGATCGCGTCCCTCGTCAACCACGAGCAGCCGTTTGTTGGCCATCGCCCGTGCTTGCGCCAGCGTCATGCGCGTCACGTTCCCAATCGTGAGACGGCGTCGAACGCGTCCGACGCGATAGCGGACCACCCACACGGCCTTGTCGGGTCCAATCCGCAGCGACAGTCCCTCACACCCCGCATCCCACACGTCCTTGCGCTCGGCGTTGTCGGCCAGCAGCTTGGTCACCCTTTGGTCGGTCAGTCTCACACGCATCACACGTCTCCAGATGTGGCCGCAGGAACCGTCTCCAGTTGGACCCCACTGGGGTCCACTGGGGTCCAATTGGGGTCCAAATGGCAATACACACCGAAACGCAGTGTAGCAGTATTTCCTAAGTATTTCGCGAAATAAGGCCAATCACGCGACAGGATGAAACTCATTTTTGCTGATTCGTAATCAGCAGGTCGCCGGTTCAAGTCCGGCCGTCGGCTCCACGCTAAACACAACAAAACACATACCTTACAGGTCCCCTCCGCAGCCTCTGGCGCTATATCAGTTGCGATTGGTCAACGCATAGTCAACAAGGCGAGGCTAGGAGCAGCCCCGGCGACGAGTCAGCCTCGGCTGCGCGACGTTCGGCTGCAGACATACAGTCGGATTTTTGATCTGACCGCACTGCTGGGATACTCGACGCCGCCATGCGGGACCCCACCACGCCGCGCGTGTTCGTTTCCTACTCGCGCACCGACGGTCTAGAATTCGCACGCCGGCTGCAGACGGCGCTGGAAACCGAGGATCTTTCCCTTTACCGCGATCTCCACGATCTGGTAGGCGGTGAGGATTGGTGGCGCCAGGTCGAGGCCGCAATTCGTAGCGTCGAGCACGTGGTGCTGGTGTTGTCGCCGGCCGCGCTGCGCTCGCCCTACGTGGCGCGGGAATGGAAGCTCGCCAGGCAGGAGGGCAAGAAGGTTTCGCCGGTCTCTGGGCCAGGCGCGCTCGACTTCTCACAGTTGCCGCGTTGGATGGCGCGCGCGCATCGTCATGACATCGACATTCCCGAGAGTCTGGCGAGGCTCGTGCAGGTGCTCAAGGGCCCGGCCGGCGAGAAGCGTGTGCCCTTCATGGCCGATGCGCTGCCCGAGGGCTTCGTCGCGCGGCCCGAGGAATTCGACCGGCTCAAGCGCAGTCTGCTCGACGCGCGTGGCGAGCCCGTAGCCATCACTGCAGCGCTGCGTGGCGCTGGTGGTTACGGCAAGACCGCACTCGCCAACGCACTGTGCCATGACAGCGACGTTCAGGAGGCGTTCAGCGACGGCATCCTGCGCATTACGCTGGGCGAGAAGCCGGCCGATCTGGTCGGCAGCATCGCCGACCTGATCGAGACCCTCGTCGGCGAACGCCCGGCGTTCCGCGACATCGACCCCGCCAAGGTCGCGCTCGTAGACGCGCTCGATGATCGCCGCTGCCTGCTGGTGATCGACGATGCCTGGCGTGCCGAGGACCTGGCGCCGCTCTTGTATCGCGGACTGAGGAACCAGACCACGCGGCTCGTCACGACGCGCGACGATCGCGTCGTGCCGCGGGAGGTTCCCCGCATCGCCGTGGACGCGATGCAGTCGGGGGAAGCGCAGGCCATGCTGTCGCGCGGAATGCCCCCGGAGACGGCGGCGGCGCTGCGGCCACGGCTCGCTTCGCTCGCTGGTCGGCTGGGCGAGTGGCCGTTGGTGCTCGGCCTGGCCAATGGCGTAGTGCGGACCCGGATGTCGCGCGGCGCGACCGTCGGCGATGCGCTTGCCTACGTCGAACGCGCGATCGTGCACCGCGGGCTCGCGCAGGCATTCACGCCCGACGAACGCGCGTCCCGACGCCTTACCGCCTGGGGCACCTTGGAAGTTAGCCTCGAGCAACTCCGCACAGACGAGCGCGCGCGCTTCGCGGAACTCGCGGTGTTCGTCGAGGACGCCGAGATTCCCACGAGCGTCGCGCTTGGCCTGTGGCGGCAGACCGCGGCACTCGATCCACTCGATGGCGAGGATCTGCTCGTGCGCCTGGCCGACCTGTCGTTGTTGGTGGAACTCGATCTCGGCCGCGGCGTGCTGCGTCTCCACGACGTCGTGCGCACCCTGCTGCGCGACGGGCCGATCGCGGGGCGCCTCTCGGAGCTCGACCGCCTTCTGGTGACGCACTACCGAGAGGCCAACGACGGCGACCTGGCAGCGCTGAGAGATGTCTACGGCCTACGGCACCTGATGGCACATCTGAACAGCGCGGGTGAGCTCCAAGTGGCGCGGGGGCTGCTCACCGATCCGGCATGGCTCGCGAACAAGCTGCACCGCCTCGGCATCCAGCCGCTCCTTGCCGACTACGCCACGCTATCGCATCGTGACGCGACGCTGGACCTCGTCCGCGGGTCGCTCAGCTTGGCTGCTCCGGCGCTCGCGCGCAATGCAGGCGAGCTTGCCCAGCAACTCCTCGCACGCCTCGCGCCTGGAGATGCCAAGGGGTTGGACAAGTTCCTCGCGCACACGCGACGTCTGCTCGTACGTCCCACCTTGGTGCCACACCGTCCGACCTTCACGCCGCCTGGCGCCGAGCTGCGCCGGTACGAGGGACATGAAGAGAGTGTCACCAGCGTGACAGTCCTGGCCGACGGGCGACGCGCGCTCTCGGGGTCTAGGGACCGCACGCTGCGACTCTGGGATCTCGACACCGGCGCTGAGCTGCGCCGGTACGAGGGGCATTCGGAGTGGGTCACGAGCGTGACCGTGCTGGCTGACGGACGCCGCGCTCTCTCGGGGTATTCCGACGGCGCCCTGCGGCTATGGGATCTGGAGACCGGCGCCGAACTGCGACGGTTCGAGGGCCATGACAACGTGGTCACGAGCGCGACCGTGCTGGCTGACGGCCGTCGCGCTCTCTCGGCATCCGCGGATTGGACGCTGCGGCTCTGGGACCTCGAGAGCGGCGCGCAGCTGCACCGCTTTGACGGGCACGAAGATTGGGTCGCCAGCGTGGCCGTGCACGAACGCTACGTACTCTCGGGGTCCTCGGACCGTACGCTGCGCCTCTGGGATCTCGAGACCGGCGTTGAGCTACGTCGGTTCGAGGGGCACGAAGGCATGGTCACCAGCGTGACGGTACTGGCCGGCGGGGGCCGCGCGCTCTCGGGGTCTTGGGACCGCACACTCCGACTCTGGGACCTCGAGACCGGCGCCGAGTTGCGACGGTTCGCGGGCCATGACAACGGGGTCACGAGCGTGACCGTGCTGGCTGACGGCCGTCGCGCACTCTCGGCATCCGAGGATCGGACGCTGCGGCTCTGGGATCTCGACACCGGCGCCGAGCTGCGCCGGTTCGAGAGCCATGCAGGGCCGGTCACTAGCGTCACGGCGATGGCCGATGGGCGCCGCGCAATCTCGGCGTCCTGGGATCGGACGCTGCGGCTCTGGGATCTCGAGGCAATGCCCGAGCTGCCACGCTTTGGGGAGCACGAAGACAGGGTTAGTAGCCTGGCAGTGCTGGCCGACGGCCGTCGCGCACTCTCGGGGTCGTGGGATCGCACGCTGCGGCTGTGGGATCTCGAGACCGGCGTTGAGCTACGTCGGTTAGAGGCGCACCAGGGCCTCGTTACCAGCGTGACAGTCCTGGCCGACGGCCGTCGCGCACTCTCGGCATCCGACGATCAGACGCTGCGGCTGTGGGATCTGGAAACCGGCACCGAACTGCGGCGGTTCGAAGGCGATGACAGGGGAGGGAACTGCATAACGGTATTGCCTGGCGGGCGTAGTGCACTTCTTCGGACTGACGGTACGTTTCTGTCTGACGGTACAACGCTGCTGCTGTCGGCACTCGAGACCGGCGTTGAGCTGCGTCGGTTCGAGGGGCACGAAGGTAAGGTCACCAGCGTAGCGGTGTCGGCCGACGGACGCCGCGCTCTCTCGGGGTATTCCGACGGCACACTGCGGCTATGGGATCTGGAGACCGGCGCCGAACTAGGACGTTTCGGGCAGCATGAAGGTTGGGTCACGAGCGTGACCGTGCTGGCTGACGGCCGTCGCGCACTCTCGGCATCCGAGGATCGGACGCTGCGGCTCTGGGATCTCGACATGGGTGTCGAGCTGCACCGGTTTGCGGGACATAGAGCGTCGATCAACAGCGTCACGGTGCTGGCTGACGGCCGCCGCGCGCTCTCCGCGTCTGAGACGTTGCGGCTCTGGGATCTCGAGACCGGCGTTGAGCTACGTCGGTTCGAGGGGCACGAAGGCATGGTCACCAGCGTGACGGTACTGGCCGGCGGGGGCCGCGCGCTCTCGACATCCGACGATCAGACGCTGCGCCTCTGGGATCTCGAGACCGGCGTCGAGTTGGCGCGACTGACCTTCGATGCCTTGCCATATTCGCTCGCGTGGTCGTCGCAGCGAGGCGCCGCCGTGGTCGGCGATGCCCGCGGACGCGTGCACGTGATCGACCTCATCGAATGACGACGTCCGACTGATTGCTGGGTACGACCTTCTAGCGTCAGGCTGCGCGCATGGCGGGCAGCGAAGACCAGAACGTGTTGCCGGACGAAGCTGCTCCCCCGGGAGCGCTCCCCGGACTTCGCAGAGACGTCCTTGCTCGTCCCCTGCAGCTTCCGCCCGGGCCGCAGCTATCTCGAGGACTTCTGTTGATTCTGCGAGATGAACTCGCGAATCGCTCCCACAAACTCTGGACGCCCCGGCGCCCCACGCGCGCCACCGTGAGTTGCACCGGTAGGACAACCACCTTGTTCTACCCGTGGACGCGCCTTCGCGCTTGAGCACGCGGATCAGCAGGCCCCCGAGGACCCGGACGAGTAACGGGCGGCCAACATCTTCTGTTTTCTGACGACTCCTCAGGCGATCACTTCGCCGACCCGCGATTGCCGTTGAGCGCCGGCAGCTCCAGCAGGAAATAGGACAGGCTCGCAAGCGCCAGCGAGAGCGGGGCGCACACCAGGAAGGTCTTCCACACCGGCCAGGCGAACACCTCGTGGCAGATGTAGATCAGCGGATAGTGCCAGAGATACAGGCCGTAGCAGATGGCGCCCAGGTACAGCGACACCGGGTTCTGGAACGCGAAGCGCAGGCCCCAGCCGGTCGGGGTCTTCAGGAAAGACATGATGAGCGCCAGCGACAACAGTACGTAGAAGTGCTGTTGCCAGGCATACCAGGCCGGCACGACGACGTTCATCCGGGCGGCGCCCCACACCATCACGGCGACCATCGCCCACACCAGCCACGGCCGCGCGAGCCACGCGCACGCCGCCTGCACGGGCCGTGTGTCGAAGGTGATGGCCAGCAAGGCGCCCAGTGCCAGGCTGTCCAGGTGCATGTCGGTGCCGTTGTACATCCGTTCCCAGTTCGCCCCATGCAGCGCCAGCCACGAACGCCACGCCATGGTGGCCACCATCACCCCGCCGAGCGCGACCGCCCAGAAGGCCAGGCGCAGTGGCCGCTTGCCCGCCGCCGGCGCCACGCCACGTCCGCTCAGTGCGAGGAGGAGCCCGAAGATCGCCGGCCACAGCAGGTAGTACTGCTCCTCGATCGAAAGCGACCAGGTGTGCCCGATGTAATTCTGGTGCGGCACCCCGAAGGCGCGCAGCCAGTTGGCGAAGTAGAACAGCGTGCCGGCCACGTTCAGCAGTAGGGACGCGCGGTGCCCGAACCCCACCACGAAGAACAGCGCGATCGGGATCACCATCGCCAACAGCGCGGGGTACAGGCGGCGCAGGCGCCGCACGTAGAACGACGCGTAGTGGATCCTGCCGTCGGTGTGCCAATCCTTGAGCAGCAGCCGCGTGATGAAGAAGCTGCTCATCATGAAGAACGCGTCCATGAACAGGATGGCGCCCGGCAGCCACTCGTAGGAAACGTGCGCGACGAAGACGCCGATGGTCATCAGGCCACGCATGCCGTCCAGGGCGGGCCAGCGCGCAGACGAAGGCCGGACCGGCGAGTCGGCCACGACCGGCGTGGCCGCAGCCGCCTCAAACCGAGGATGGGACGTCGACATGGTCGCGGCAGGCCCGGGCGCAGGCGTTCGGCGATGCACACACACTCGGCTTCGAGAGCAGATGCGCCCGCAGCATCACAAGGTCGTCGTTTCGGTGAAGCGACTCGTTACGACGCCCGTGTCGCCGGAGACGTCCACACGCGCCGTACGGTCCGACAAGGTGGCGGGTAGCCACCGATGTCGCGGGTACACGCCTTGCGGCGCCAGGGCCGCATCGATAGGACCCAATCATGGAAGAGGTTACCACGTTCGTCGGCATCGATGCCTACGAGAAGGACGCAGCATCGAGATCCTGCCGCAGGAGCGGCGATGGTCGCGCGGCCGCCTCACACGACCATCACAAGGCGTGGTCCGGGCGGGCTCGAAGGCCCGCCACTGGCATTCACGAACGTCCGGGTCTGCCATCATTCCGCCGGCAGGGCGACGAGGAGACCGTTGGAGGCGCTCTCGCTGGCCGCTCCGCCGGTCACGGGCTGGACATCGAGCGTAGCGAGGACCGTCCCAGCAAGGCCTTGGACCGCTTCGATCACCGTGCCCGCGCGAGCGACGAGCACGCTGCCGGTGAACTCGCCGTTCTCGTGCAGTTGCGTCAGCATCCGGCGAATCGTGTCGGTCTGGTCTTGCGGTGATGTCGGCGCCTGCGCTGGCAGCGTGGCGGCGAGGCACGCAACGACGACGATGACAGCGAGTGAAACGACCCGGGATCTCACGGACACTCCCTGGCGCAGCTGTTCGCCGACGGCTGATGTACAACCGCCCGGTAGCGGCTACTCGCCCCGACGGATGCCCGCGAGCGTCTCTTCGTGCTCGCGCTCGAATCGCGCCAGGTCGCGCCGCAGCTCCTCTTCACGCTCCATGATCGCGGCCGGATCGAAGGTTCCCGAGACCGCGGTCTGGTGCATGATGCGCCGCTGCGCGACGCGCGCCTCGTACTGCTTCTTCGCCGCGGCGATGGCCTCCCGCTGCGCGTCGGTGAGCGACACCTGGGTGATGCCTTTCGCCTCATCCTGCTGCCGCAGCTTCTCCATCACGAGTTCGAGCCGGCTCTTCGGAGCGCCGTCGTTGGTCATGAGCCCATCGTAGTCGAGGCCGGCGTCGGCGTGGAGTGGCGAATTGTCGGTCGTTGATACTTTCGGCCAGATTTCATGTACCGGCGGGAATCGTGTCGCGAACGGATCACAGTCCCGCACCCACGATGGCGTATGCTCGTGAGCGAACGTACCGCGAGTGGATTGGTGGTCCCGAGCCGGTGCGCAGACATGACGCGGCGCCGTGGCAACGACGTGCCCGCAAGCCAGCCAGGAGGCATGACAGATGGACGGTGACCAAAGCGGACTCTCTCGGCGCAGCTTCGCGCAACGTCTCGGCCAGGTCGCCGCGGCGTCGACCCTGGCCACGCTGAACGCGCCAGCCGTACACGGCGCCGAAGGCAACGCGATCCAGTTCGCGCTGGTCGGCTGCGGCGGCCGCGGCACCGGCGCAATCGTCGATGCCATGGCCACCAAGAACGGGCCCCTGAAGCTGGTGGCGATGGCCGACATCTTCGAGGACAAGCTCACGCGCAGCTTCAAGTCGCTGGCCAACCGGATCGGCGATGGCATGGCCGTCAAGGACGACAACAAGTTTCTCGGCTTCGACGGCTACCAGAAGGCGATGGACGTGCTCAAGCCCGGCGACGTCGTCATCCTCGCGACGCCGCCCGCCTTCCGCTGGGTGCACTTCGACTACGCGATCAAGAAGGGCCTCAACGTCTTCATGGAGAAGCCGGTCACCGTCGACGGCCCCACCTCCAGGAAGATGTTCGAGCTCGGGCAGCAGTCGGTGCGCAAGAACCTCAAGGTCGGTGTCGGCCTGATGTGTCGCCATTGCGACGCCCGCAACGAGTTGCTGCGCCGCATCAAGGACGGCCAGATCGGCGAGATCGTCTCGATGCGCGCCTACCGCATGCATGGCCCGGGCGGATCGGCCTTCACCAAGAAGCAGGTGAAGAACGGCATCACGCCGCAGGTCGTCGGCGACGCCACGCAGCCGATGACCGAGGTCATGTACCAGCTGCGCCGGTTCCACGGCTTCCTGTGGGCGTCGGGCGGGATGTACTCCGACTTCTACATCCACAACATCGACGAGACCTGCATGATGAAGGAAGCCTGGCCGGTGAAGGCACAGGCCGTCGGCGGACGCCATTATCGTGGCGACTACGTCGATCAGAACTTCGACACCTACTCGGTCGAGTACACGTTCCCCGACGGCACCAAGCTGCACCTGGACGGCCGCACCATGACCGGCGCCTGGGCGGAGTTCGCCTCGTACGCGCACGGCACGAAGGGCCTGGCGGTGATCTCGTCGAAGGAGCACACGCCGGCGCGCAGCCGCATCTACTCGGGGCACAATCCAGACCCGGCCAACCTCGCCTGGGCGTATCCCGAGAACGAGCGCAACCCGTACCGCGTGGAGTGGCTCGACCTCATCGACGCGATCCGGAACGACCGCCCCTACAACGAGGTGCGGCGCGGCGTCGAAGCGAGCCTCGTGACCAGCATGGGGCGCATGGCCGCACACACCGGCCGCGTCATCACCTACGACGAGATCCTCAACGGCACCCACGAGTTCGCCCCGGGCGTCGACACGCTGACGATGGACGGCCCCGCACCGGTGGTCGCGGATGCCGACGGCCGCTACCCGGTGCCCATGCCTGGCCTGGTCACCGACCGCGAATACGGCATCCCGCCGTCGCTCCCCACATCCGCTGCCGCGCAGCTGCCCTGACTGCACTAGTTGGAAGCTGCACTCGAACGGGCGCGTCTCCGGACGCGCCCGTTGCCATTTCCGGTAGCATGCCTCGATGCTGACCCTGAGGGGCCACCGGGCCCTCGTCACCGGCGCAACCCAGGGCGTCGGCCGCGCCATCGCCGTGGCCATCGCCAGGGCGGGCGCCGACGTCGTCCTGCACGGACTGCGCAGCGACCCGCAGGCCGATCAGACCCGCGCTCAATGTGCCGCATTGGGAGTTCAGGTCGCGGTGGTCGAGGGCGATCTCTCCTCGCGCCCCGTCGCGGCGACCGAACGCCTCTTCCGTGAAGCGACGGCGGCGATGCCAGCCATCGACCTGCTGGTCAACAACGCCGGCACCTGCCTCGACACGATGCACTTCCTGGATGTCAGCGCCGATCTGTTCGAGCGCACCATGCGCCTGAACGTGCACGCGCCGTTCTTCCTGACGCAGCAGTTCGCACGCCGCTGGGTGGAACAGGGCACGCAGGGGCGCGTGCTCTTCACGGGATCGATCAACGGCCGCCTCGCCGAGTCGAATCACGCGGCCTACGACACGTCGAAGGGAGCCGTCGAGATGATGGTGAAGACACTGTGCGTCTCGCTGGCGCCGAAGGGCATCCGCGTCAACGGGATGGCTCCCGGCCTGGTCAGGACCCCGCTCACGGAGGCGTTCCTGTCCGATCCAAAGGCGATGGCCTGGATGCAGATGCACACGCCGAACCGCGCGGTGCCGGGGCCCGAGGTGTGTGGCGAAGCCGCCGCCTTCCTGCTCAGCGACGCCGCCTGGCACATCCACGGCCAGATGCTGCTGGTGGACGGCGGGATGAGCGCCTGGCAGCAGCCCGATCCGCCGCCCGGCCAGCCGACTACTATTCCTTGACGATGCCGATCGGGTGCGCGGTGGTGCAATCGACGCGCAGCAGTTCGTGCTCGCCCACACCGTACTTGCCCGCGGTCACGCGGTAGTCGCCCTGCCCATTGTGCAGGGTACGTACGAGCTGGATGGTGCTCTTGTCCTGCATGTCGAGCAGGGCCGCCAGGCACACCGTGCCCAGGTTCGGATAGCCGTCCTCGCGCACGAACGTGCCCGGCGTGCCCGTGGCCGGCCGATCGATCTTCTCCGGGGTCGTCGTGACCTTCATGGTGGAGCAACCACCGGAAGCCGCGAGGATCACCACTCCTGCCAGTACACGTGCACGCATCGTTGTCTCTCCAGGATGCCGCGCGGGGCTCGAGCCGTCCCTGCCCGCGGGTCTGCGTGAAAGGAAATCGGCTCGTTCGACCCGAAGCTTCAATCGGGGCCCCAGGGGTCGTCGCTCCCCTGTCCGGACACCGCGGCGTGATGACACAATGCCGCGACCCGGAAACCAAGCATGCGCTGGATTCCCTCATTGTCCTCGGCACCCTCGGCAGCGTCGGCGTGACGCTCCTGGCGCAGACCCCGGCCGTGGCCCCCCTGGCCATCGTCGTGGATACCGATCACCCGGGCGCCGACATCGCCCCGACGATGTACGGCATCTTCTTCGAGGACATCAACTTCGGCGCGGATGGCGGCCTCTATGCCGAGAAGATCAAGAACCGCTCGTTCGAGTTCGCCGACGCGATGATGGGGTGGAAGCGGGCCTGGGTGGACGGCACGGCCGGCGCCGTCGACGTCCGAGCCGATACCGGGCCAGGACCCGCCAATCCCCACTACCTGCGCGTCCGGTCGGACCGCGGCCGCTTCGGCGTCGTCAACGACGGCTTTCGCGGCGTCGGCGTGCGCAAGGGCGAGCGCTCCCGATGCGACCGAGCACGCTGCGCGCCGCGGTTGCGGAGGCGGCGTTCATGACCGGCCTCGAGCGCAACGCCGACGTCGTACGCCTGTCCGCGTATGCCCCACTGCTCGCGCACATCGACGCCTGGCGGTGGACGCCGAACCTGATCTGGTTTGACAACCTGCGCGCATTCGGCACGCCGTCGTACCGCGTGCAGCAGTTGTTCGGTGCCCACCGCGGCGCGCGTGTCCTGCCATTGACGATGGAGGGCTCGCCAGCCAACGGCACACGCGGCGTGTTCGCGAGCGCCGCGATGGCTGACGATGGCACCACGGTCATCCTGAAGCTCGTGAACCCGTCGTCAACGGCCATGCCCGTGTCGCTCTCGGTGGGTACCACGGCGACATCTGCCGAGACCTGGGTCCTCACGGGTCCGCCGGATGCCGAGAACACGTTCGCGCAGCCCGACCGCGTCCGCCCGTCGCACGAGTCCGTCACTGTTACGGGAGGTCGCCTGGAGCGGACGCTGCCGGCCAGTTCGTTCAGCGTAATTCGCGTCGCGCGCCGATGAGCGCGTCCCGATCCTCTGGCGTGACGATCCAGCCTCGTAGACGTAGCCGCGCACCGCCGCGGGACGATCAGGCCCTGGTCCACCAACGCCGCGAACATCGGGCCGTCGCCGTACGCGCGGACGGGCAGCTGGGCCGTCGCCAGCAGTACGAAGCAAAGACCGGCAAACGCCGTCAGCAGCCGGACGGCCGGTTGATACTTCCGAGTGCCGTAAGGAGCACTCGACACAACCTTCGTGGCCGGCGGAGGGAACAGCCGGGGCGCGCGTGTCCCCGGTGGTGACACGCCTTCCTGGGGTGGTGTCGTTACACTACGCAATCATGACCGACAAGTCAGGGCCATTGCGACGCCTCATCGACGTCCGTCCCGGGGAGACGGCGGCGCTGTTGTGGGCCTCGCTGTTCTACTTCAGCGTGCTGTTTGCCTACTACGTCATCCGCCCCATCCGCGACGCGATGGGAGCCGAGAGCGGTGTCGAAAAGCTGCCGTGGCTGTTCACCGGCACGTTGATCGCGATGCTGCTGGTCAACCCGCCGTACGCGGCGCTGGTCTCCCGACTGCCGCGGCTGCGGTTCATCAGCGTCACCTACCGGTTCTTCCAGGCCAACCTGCTGGTGTTCTTCGCGCTGTTCCTCATGGGCGGCGCGGTCGTGCAGAAATGGGCAGGCGGCGTGTTCTTCGTCTGGACGTCGGTCTTCAACCTCTTCGTCGTGTCGGTCTTCTGGGCCTTTCTGGTGGACGTCTTCAGCCGCGAACAAGGCAAGCGCCTGTTCGGGTTCATCGCCGCCGGCGCCACGGTCGGTGCGCTTCTCGGATCGTCGGTGCCTGCGTTCCTCGCCGAACGTATTGGCGCGACGCCTCTGCTGCTCGTGTCGGTGGTGCTCCTGGAGATCGCCGTGCTAGCCATGCGGCGCCTCTCGGCCATCGCCACCGCGCTGCAGACCGCGACGGGCGTGGCACGCGAAGAAGCCCCGATCGGCGGAGGCATGATGGCCGGCGTCTCCCGCGCGCTGAGCAGCCCCTATCTGCTCAATGTGGCCGTCTACATGCTGCTCTACACGTTCACGTCCACGG includes:
- a CDS encoding TIR domain-containing protein codes for the protein MRDPTTPRVFVSYSRTDGLEFARRLQTALETEDLSLYRDLHDLVGGEDWWRQVEAAIRSVEHVVLVLSPAALRSPYVAREWKLARQEGKKVSPVSGPGALDFSQLPRWMARAHRHDIDIPESLARLVQVLKGPAGEKRVPFMADALPEGFVARPEEFDRLKRSLLDARGEPVAITAALRGAGGYGKTALANALCHDSDVQEAFSDGILRITLGEKPADLVGSIADLIETLVGERPAFRDIDPAKVALVDALDDRRCLLVIDDAWRAEDLAPLLYRGLRNQTTRLVTTRDDRVVPREVPRIAVDAMQSGEAQAMLSRGMPPETAAALRPRLASLAGRLGEWPLVLGLANGVVRTRMSRGATVGDALAYVERAIVHRGLAQAFTPDERASRRLTAWGTLEVSLEQLRTDERARFAELAVFVEDAEIPTSVALGLWRQTAALDPLDGEDLLVRLADLSLLVELDLGRGVLRLHDVVRTLLRDGPIAGRLSELDRLLVTHYREANDGDLAALRDVYGLRHLMAHLNSAGELQVARGLLTDPAWLANKLHRLGIQPLLADYATLSHRDATLDLVRGSLSLAAPALARNAGELAQQLLARLAPGDAKGLDKFLAHTRRLLVRPTLVPHRPTFTPPGAELRRYEGHEESVTSVTVLADGRRALSGSRDRTLRLWDLDTGAELRRYEGHSEWVTSVTVLADGRRALSGYSDGALRLWDLETGAELRRFEGHDNVVTSATVLADGRRALSASADWTLRLWDLESGAQLHRFDGHEDWVASVAVHERYVLSGSSDRTLRLWDLETGVELRRFEGHEGMVTSVTVLAGGGRALSGSWDRTLRLWDLETGAELRRFAGHDNGVTSVTVLADGRRALSASEDRTLRLWDLDTGAELRRFESHAGPVTSVTAMADGRRAISASWDRTLRLWDLEAMPELPRFGEHEDRVSSLAVLADGRRALSGSWDRTLRLWDLETGVELRRLEAHQGLVTSVTVLADGRRALSASDDQTLRLWDLETGTELRRFEGDDRGGNCITVLPGGRSALLRTDGTFLSDGTTLLLSALETGVELRRFEGHEGKVTSVAVSADGRRALSGYSDGTLRLWDLETGAELGRFGQHEGWVTSVTVLADGRRALSASEDRTLRLWDLDMGVELHRFAGHRASINSVTVLADGRRALSASETLRLWDLETGVELRRFEGHEGMVTSVTVLAGGGRALSTSDDQTLRLWDLETGVELARLTFDALPYSLAWSSQRGAAVVGDARGRVHVIDLIE
- a CDS encoding acyltransferase family protein, encoding MSTSHPRFEAAAATPVVADSPVRPSSARWPALDGMRGLMTIGVFVAHVSYEWLPGAILFMDAFFMMSSFFITRLLLKDWHTDGRIHYASFYVRRLRRLYPALLAMVIPIALFFVVGFGHRASLLLNVAGTLFYFANWLRAFGVPHQNYIGHTWSLSIEEQYYLLWPAIFGLLLALSGRGVAPAAGKRPLRLAFWAVALGGVMVATMAWRSWLALHGANWERMYNGTDMHLDSLALGALLAITFDTRPVQAACAWLARPWLVWAMVAVMVWGAARMNVVVPAWYAWQQHFYVLLSLALIMSFLKTPTGWGLRFAFQNPVSLYLGAICYGLYLWHYPLIYICHEVFAWPVWKTFLVCAPLSLALASLSYFLLELPALNGNRGSAK
- a CDS encoding Gfo/Idh/MocA family protein produces the protein MDGDQSGLSRRSFAQRLGQVAAASTLATLNAPAVHGAEGNAIQFALVGCGGRGTGAIVDAMATKNGPLKLVAMADIFEDKLTRSFKSLANRIGDGMAVKDDNKFLGFDGYQKAMDVLKPGDVVILATPPAFRWVHFDYAIKKGLNVFMEKPVTVDGPTSRKMFELGQQSVRKNLKVGVGLMCRHCDARNELLRRIKDGQIGEIVSMRAYRMHGPGGSAFTKKQVKNGITPQVVGDATQPMTEVMYQLRRFHGFLWASGGMYSDFYIHNIDETCMMKEAWPVKAQAVGGRHYRGDYVDQNFDTYSVEYTFPDGTKLHLDGRTMTGAWAEFASYAHGTKGLAVISSKEHTPARSRIYSGHNPDPANLAWAYPENERNPYRVEWLDLIDAIRNDRPYNEVRRGVEASLVTSMGRMAAHTGRVITYDEILNGTHEFAPGVDTLTMDGPAPVVADADGRYPVPMPGLVTDREYGIPPSLPTSAAAQLP
- a CDS encoding SDR family NAD(P)-dependent oxidoreductase, which produces MLTLRGHRALVTGATQGVGRAIAVAIARAGADVVLHGLRSDPQADQTRAQCAALGVQVAVVEGDLSSRPVAATERLFREATAAMPAIDLLVNNAGTCLDTMHFLDVSADLFERTMRLNVHAPFFLTQQFARRWVEQGTQGRVLFTGSINGRLAESNHAAYDTSKGAVEMMVKTLCVSLAPKGIRVNGMAPGLVRTPLTEAFLSDPKAMAWMQMHTPNRAVPGPEVCGEAAAFLLSDAAWHIHGQMLLVDGGMSAWQQPDPPPGQPTTIP
- a CDS encoding alpha-L-arabinofuranosidase C-terminal domain-containing protein — protein: MRPSTLRAAVAEAAFMTGLERNADVVRLSAYAPLLAHIDAWRWTPNLIWFDNLRAFGTPSYRVQQLFGAHRGARVLPLTMEGSPANGTRGVFASAAMADDGTTVILKLVNPSSTAMPVSLSVGTTATSAETWVLTGPPDAENTFAQPDRVRPSHESVTVTGGRLERTLPASSFSVIRVARR
- a CDS encoding NTP/NDP exchange transporter, whose amino-acid sequence is MTDKSGPLRRLIDVRPGETAALLWASLFYFSVLFAYYVIRPIRDAMGAESGVEKLPWLFTGTLIAMLLVNPPYAALVSRLPRLRFISVTYRFFQANLLVFFALFLMGGAVVQKWAGGVFFVWTSVFNLFVVSVFWAFLVDVFSREQGKRLFGFIAAGATVGALLGSSVPAFLAERIGATPLLLVSVVLLEIAVLAMRRLSAIATALQTATGVAREEAPIGGGMMAGVSRALSSPYLLNVAVYMLLYTFTSTVLYFQQVDIAAHTFSTREARTAFFGRVDLAVNALTLLTQLFLTSRILKALGVALTLSILPLFSVLGFGWLGMMPTITAIVALQVTRRAGNFAIARPTRELLFTVLSREDKYKAKSFIDTAVYRLGDQVGAWSYTALGALGLALPGIALYVAVPVSAVWLLNAFWLGRRQEKLARAGELDGPAVSRATAS